The following proteins come from a genomic window of Dreissena polymorpha isolate Duluth1 chromosome 1, UMN_Dpol_1.0, whole genome shotgun sequence:
- the LOC127863631 gene encoding putative nuclease HARBI1 has protein sequence MRFTDVVSRWPGATHDAAVFDSSGVKEYLSTNDVGHLLGDSGYPLRTYLMTPVPHPSNDGEQAYNDHLCRGRIVVERAFCVLKSRLRCLHRTGGCLPFQPNKCCEIATVCMRLHNQCLELNVPLIDEEVGDEIEQEVPNNAPVQGAAVNKRQQLIELFR, from the exons atgag GTTCACAGATGTCGTGTCAAGATGGCCTGGTGCGACTCATGATGCTGCGGTGTTTGATAGCAGTGGCGTAAAG GAATATCTGAGCACCAATGATGTGGGTCATCTGCTAGGGGATAGCGGATATCCATTAAGGACCTACCTCATGACCCCTGTACCTCatccctccaatgatggtgagcaagCCTACAACGACCATTTATGTAGAGGACGGATAGTCGTAGAACgagcattttgtgttttgaaatcaCGATTGag ATGTCTGCATCGCACTGGTGGATGCTTGCCTTTCCAGCCTAATAAGTGCTGCGAAATTGCAACAGTTTGCATGCGCCTGCACAACCAGTGCTTGGAATTAAACGTCCCTCTGATAGACGAAGAAGTTGGGGACGAGATTGAGCAGGAGGTTCCAAACAATGCACCAGTGCAGGGAGCAGCAGTCAACAAGAGGCAGCAGCTGATTGAACTGTTTCGTTAA